The segment TTTTCAATCCCATTTCAAGCGCCATGACACCGCGGTGTCAGAGAGGAGCATAGAAAGACGCTTCTAGCCCATCCATATGAGCTATTTCCATAGGAATCCCTGCCGGGTCGAGCCATCATGGGCGTTCGCCCCGCTGCCAACAAGCAAAGGATACTCCTTCAATCTGAAAAGGTCAAGCGTAATAGTACTGCTAGCAGGCGGTTCAGTCACCTAAACTTTTTCGCGAACTCTCCGATAGTAACGGTGAAAGTAGATAAGTTATCTAAAGGAGAGACATACATGAGCCTCAAAGAGATCGTCAGCCACATTGGTCCCATTGCCGGCCTTGCAACTGTAGCCGCCGGTGCCGCGGGCGCCTCAACCTTTGCCTATATTCGTAACAAACGCGCTAAAAGTGATGTTGTGCCGGAAACTTCCACAGCCCAATTAGAGCAGGAGAGCGAAATAAATCAGGCGCTCAAAAAGAAACCCAAAACTGCCGCCGATTATGGCAAGCGCGGCAATGCCTACTACCGGCTGCGTGAGTACGAGAAAGCGCTTCAAGACTTCGATAGCATGATTCGCCTGAACTCTGAAGAGCCCGCTGCTTATTGCCAGCGGGCCATCACCTATGCGGCCCGCCAGGAGTTCAACGAGGCGTTCCATGACTTAGACCAGGCCATCGCGCTCGACCCAGACTATGTACCGGCCTACTACAATCGCGGCGAATTGCGCCGCCTGCAACACGATTACCGGCAGGCGCTCGAAGATTTGAATCGCGCGCTCGAACTTGATTCCAACCATGCCATTGCCTGCTACAGTCGCGGCCTTACCCACTATGCGCTCGGTGACTATCAGCAGGCGATCTCCGACTTCGACCGCGCCCTGGCTATCGATCCCAACTATATACAGGCGCTCATCGCCCGGGGTCTCAGCTATTCCGCGCGCAAGGATTATGCGCGCGCCATACAGGACTTCGACCAGGCGCTGGCGCTCGATCTCCAACGGGCCGAAATCTGCGGCGTTCATGCCGTCCGTGGTCAGGCTTACGCCGCGCTCAAGCAACGCGAGCAGGCCATCCAGGACCTTGACCGCGCCCTGGTGCTAAATCCTGAGAATGCCCTGATCTATGCCAGCCGCGGCAATGTGTACTTTGAACTCAAAGAGTATGCGCGTGCCATCCAGGATTTCAACTGCGCCCTGGCCCTGGATGCCGGCATGGGCAACATTTATTACAATCGCGGCTTCGCCTATTATTGTCTCAAAGACTACCAGAGCGCCATCGCGAGTCTCGACCAGGCCCTGGCCTTGAACCCGGACGATGCGCAGGCCTACAACAATCGCGGCGTCGCCTACTTCGACCTCAAAGACTACACGCGTGCTATCCAGGATTTCGACGCGGCCCTCGCCCTGCACCCCAACGATACCTCCGCACGCTATAATCGCGCTACCGCCCATCTCTGGCAAAACCACATTGAGCGCGCGCGCGATGACTTTGCTCGCACCTGGGAACTGGACGAATCGGACATCGAGGCCGGATGGATGGCCGCGTGGTGCAGCATGTGCCAGGACTTCGATAGAACGGCGATGATAGAACGCCTGGAAATGGTCGCCGCCATCGCGCCGGAGCATTACCTGGCGTTCGCCAGCAGGGCCGTCGTCTTTTACCTGCGCAAACAGTATAGCAAGGCCCTGGCGGAAGTAGACCAGGCCCTCACCCTTGAGCCGGATGAATGGGACGCCTGCTTCTGGAAGAGCATGATCTGCGCCGCGCTGAAGCGGGATGATGATGCAGTGGCAGCGCTCGACCAGGCGCTGGCCAACGGCTTACCGCCGGTGCTACTGGCTCCCCTGCACTGGCTGGAGCACCCGCGCCCGGATTTCTACCGGAAACATGCTATACCGGTGCTGGTTCGCAATGATCAGCCATTGATCCAGCCACGAGAAATGATAAGCTGAGGATATAAGCTTTATCAGGGCAAGCATAAGGATATGGGCAGCCAATTCCTTTCCTGATGTATAATCCAGGACATACAGGGAAAATCATTGCAAGGAGGCTTGCTTGCTTAAACGTAAACGTCCACAGGAAGAAATCTTCGCCTCGTTCAACTGGTGGGACAAAAGCTGCTTTCTCAACCAGATGACCGGCGACCGTTGCGATTACATCGAGTCGTGCATCACGCGCGTTTTCGGGAAGGGCGCGCTCGCGCAGCAGGAGATACTGGAGATAGGTTCAGGTGGTGGTCTGATTTGCGAGCAACTCGCGCGGCGCCAGGTTGTCGCAGTCGGCATAGAGCCTTCCAGAGGCGCATTGGAGACGGCGCGCGCCCATGCCATTCAGAGCGGCCTGGGCCAGAATATTTACTACCAGCAGGGCTTTGCCGAATCGCTGCCCTATGCCGGCGGCAGTTTCTCGGTCATCGTCTGCCTCGACGTGCTGGAACATGTACAGAATCTGCCACAAACGATCAAGGAGATT is part of the Ktedonobacteraceae bacterium genome and harbors:
- the ubiG gene encoding bifunctional 2-polyprenyl-6-hydroxyphenol methylase/3-demethylubiquinol 3-O-methyltransferase UbiG — encoded protein: MLKRKRPQEEIFASFNWWDKSCFLNQMTGDRCDYIESCITRVFGKGALAQQEILEIGSGGGLICEQLARRQVVAVGIEPSRGALETARAHAIQSGLGQNIYYQQGFAESLPYAGGSFSVIVCLDVLEHVQNLPQTIKEIARVLAPGGVFVFDTINRTFLARLILIWYGEHFPSGGLTPGIHDYQKFIKPVELQALITINGLTVRETTGFIPRGFTHGHFKMGPGPLKGVAYVGYATKER
- a CDS encoding tetratricopeptide repeat protein, giving the protein MSLKEIVSHIGPIAGLATVAAGAAGASTFAYIRNKRAKSDVVPETSTAQLEQESEINQALKKKPKTAADYGKRGNAYYRLREYEKALQDFDSMIRLNSEEPAAYCQRAITYAARQEFNEAFHDLDQAIALDPDYVPAYYNRGELRRLQHDYRQALEDLNRALELDSNHAIACYSRGLTHYALGDYQQAISDFDRALAIDPNYIQALIARGLSYSARKDYARAIQDFDQALALDLQRAEICGVHAVRGQAYAALKQREQAIQDLDRALVLNPENALIYASRGNVYFELKEYARAIQDFNCALALDAGMGNIYYNRGFAYYCLKDYQSAIASLDQALALNPDDAQAYNNRGVAYFDLKDYTRAIQDFDAALALHPNDTSARYNRATAHLWQNHIERARDDFARTWELDESDIEAGWMAAWCSMCQDFDRTAMIERLEMVAAIAPEHYLAFASRAVVFYLRKQYSKALAEVDQALTLEPDEWDACFWKSMICAALKRDDDAVAALDQALANGLPPVLLAPLHWLEHPRPDFYRKHAIPVLVRNDQPLIQPREMIS